CAGCCAGACTTGGTCATTGGTGGAATTAATCACGGGGATAATGCTGCGGTAAATGTTCATTATTCGGGAACAATGGGGGTCGCAATCGAAGGATGTCTTAGTGGGGTGCCTTCAATAGGATTTTCTATATGTGATCATCATCACGATGCAGATTTTGAACCTACAGCGGAAATTATTCGTAAAATTACTCAGAAAGTCATTGAAAATGGCTTGCCACAGGGAATTTGCCTGAATGTAAACTTTCCAGTCTGTCCAGAAATCAAAGGGGTGAAAATCTGTCGTCAGACAGTTGGGCAGTGGACACACGAGTGGGCACGAAGAAATCATCCCAATGGAAGTGAATATTTCTGGCTCACAGGCGATTTTGAAAATCATGAACCTGAAGAGGAAGATACTGACAATTGGGCTTTGAATAACGGATATGCTGCTATAACTCCAACTAAAGTTGATGTTACAGCATACGAAATCATTGATGAGCTTAAGAACTGGAATCTATAATAACATAAGATGAAATATTATCTGATTGTTGGAGAGGCTTCGGGAGATTTGCATGCCTCAAATCTGATGCAAGAGTTAAAGAAAGAGGACCCACAGGCTGAATTTCGTTTTTTTGGTGGTGATCTGATGTCTGCTCAGGGAGGTATACGTGTTAAGCATTATAAGGAACTCGCTTATATGGGATTTATTCCGGTACTGCTACATCTACGTACAATCTTTGATAATATGGAGCAATGCAAAAAGGATATTGTATCCTATGTTCCTGATGTTGTGATTCTGGTTGATTATCCTGGATTCAATCTTTCTATTGCAAAGTTTGTGAAAACACAGACTCGAATCCCGGTTTACTATTATATTTCTCCTAAAATATGGGCATGGAAAGAGTATCGAATCAACGATATAAGAAGGTATGTGGATCAGCTTTTCTCTATCCTTCCATTCGAAGTGGACTTTTTTAAAAAGCATCATTATCCTATTCGCTATGTTGGCAATCCCACTGTTGATGCAGTAGAAAGTTTTAAAGCACATCACCCGATAAATTTCAATGCATTTGTTACAGATAACAGGCTTTCTTCTAAACCAATTATTGCATTGCTTGCCGGAAGCAGGAAGCAAGAGATAAAAGATAACTTGCCGGATATGTTGAAAGCTGCATCGGCATTTCCAGGATATCAACTGGTCCTGGCCGGAGCGCCCGGAATCTCTTCCGAGTATTATCAGAAATACATACGAGGAGCAAAAGTTAAGATTGTATTTGGTCAGACTTATCGTTTACTTCAACAGTCGTCTGCTGCATTGGTTACCTCGGGTACAGCTACGCTGGAGACAGCCCTTTTCAGGGTTCCGCAAGTTGTATGTTACTATACTCCGTTAGGTAAGCTGATTTCCTATCTGAGAAAGAAAGTCTTGAAAGTGAAGTTTATTTCATTGGTTAATTTGATTGCTGATAGAGAAGTGGTTCGAGAATTGGTAGCCGATACAATGACGATAGAGAATATCCGGAAAGAACTCAAAGCGATTTTATTTAATAGAGAAAAACGTGAGCGGATGCTTGCGGAATACGACCGGATGATTGAACTGCTTGGACCTGCAGGAGCTTCAGAAAAAGCAGCATCTGAAATAGTGCGTTTACTAAAGGAGAGAAAAAAATAGAATTAGACTGATTCTGAAATAAAATATCATTTTAAGCATAATTAAAAAGGCGCGGTGCAGTAAAATCATCGCGCCTTTGTTTATATGGTGTATAATATAAATGTATAGTTATGAAAAAGATTAATTTATTACTCTTCTTACTGGTGATGTCCATTATACCAGTACTACAATCATGCGATAATGATGATGATTATTCGCTGGACAACTATATGGTTGGATTGGCAACAGTTAGCAAAAATGCTGAAGGTACGATCTATTTCGTTCTTGATAACGGAGAAACATTATGGCCGGCTGCATCGTTTGTACCTTATCAGAAATTAGAAAACGGTACACGGATTATAGGAAGTTTTACTCTGTTGAGTGATAAACAGAATGGTTATGACCATTTTGTTCGTTTGAATGATTATTCTACAGTTCTGACCAAAGGCATTATTAATTTGACGGAAGCCAATAAAGATAGCATCGGTGATGATCCCGTAAGAATCACCGATATGTGGAGAAGTGGCAATTACATCAATGTGGAGTTTGATATGAATCTACCTCTTCTGAATAAGCATCGTGTTAATCTTGTTAGAAATACGATGAAAAATTATGAAGATGACGGATATATACATCTAGAATATCGTTATAATGATATGGATGATGTAACAAGTTACATTGGGCATAGTATTGTCTCTTTCTGGTTGGGTGATTTAAGACTGATGGATTTTAGTCCGGGTTTTAAAGGTTGGAAAATCAGAATTAATTCAGCAATAAACGGAGAAAAGATTATTACGATTGATTATCCATCTGTTCAATCCATGAATCGTCAGATGAAAATGGAAAGCACTGTTGGAGATGAAAATATAAAATAACCTTGGTTCTTTTGTTTGTTCTAATATAAATACAAAAGCGGGTGCCCTGATCAAGGCACCCGCTTTTGCATATCTGAGATATATTACTTTTACTTTAACAACGAAATTGTATACAAATAG
The Bacteroides sedimenti genome window above contains:
- a CDS encoding NigD1/NigD2 family lipoprotein — encoded protein: MKKINLLLFLLVMSIIPVLQSCDNDDDYSLDNYMVGLATVSKNAEGTIYFVLDNGETLWPAASFVPYQKLENGTRIIGSFTLLSDKQNGYDHFVRLNDYSTVLTKGIINLTEANKDSIGDDPVRITDMWRSGNYINVEFDMNLPLLNKHRVNLVRNTMKNYEDDGYIHLEYRYNDMDDVTSYIGHSIVSFWLGDLRLMDFSPGFKGWKIRINSAINGEKIITIDYPSVQSMNRQMKMESTVGDENIK
- the surE gene encoding 5'/3'-nucleotidase SurE, whose translation is MENKKPLILISNDDGYQAKGINELIKYIRPLGEVVVMAPDSPRSGMACAITADRPVKYTLIRKEPGLSVYKCSGTPTDCIKLAKYAVLDRQPDLVIGGINHGDNAAVNVHYSGTMGVAIEGCLSGVPSIGFSICDHHHDADFEPTAEIIRKITQKVIENGLPQGICLNVNFPVCPEIKGVKICRQTVGQWTHEWARRNHPNGSEYFWLTGDFENHEPEEEDTDNWALNNGYAAITPTKVDVTAYEIIDELKNWNL
- the lpxB gene encoding lipid-A-disaccharide synthase, with amino-acid sequence MKYYLIVGEASGDLHASNLMQELKKEDPQAEFRFFGGDLMSAQGGIRVKHYKELAYMGFIPVLLHLRTIFDNMEQCKKDIVSYVPDVVILVDYPGFNLSIAKFVKTQTRIPVYYYISPKIWAWKEYRINDIRRYVDQLFSILPFEVDFFKKHHYPIRYVGNPTVDAVESFKAHHPINFNAFVTDNRLSSKPIIALLAGSRKQEIKDNLPDMLKAASAFPGYQLVLAGAPGISSEYYQKYIRGAKVKIVFGQTYRLLQQSSAALVTSGTATLETALFRVPQVVCYYTPLGKLISYLRKKVLKVKFISLVNLIADREVVRELVADTMTIENIRKELKAILFNREKRERMLAEYDRMIELLGPAGASEKAASEIVRLLKERKK